GCTGCCGATCTGGGCTACCCCGTGATGATCAAAGCCGCAGCAGGCGGCGGTGGCAAAGGCATTCGGATTGCCGACAGCGAAGCCGACCTGCGCAAAATGGCACCACAGGCACAGGCCGAGGCCAATGCAGCCTTCGGCGACGGCGGCCTCTACCTTGAGCGGGCCATCAACGCGCCGCGACATATCGAAGTTCAGATTATGGGCGATGGCACCGATGCGGTGCACTATTTTGAACGCGAATGCTCCATGCAGCGCCGCCGCCAGAAGGTCTGGGAAGAAGCCGGTGCCTCCTGTCTCGACGAGGCGACGCGCGCCCATCTCTGCGATACCGCCGTGGCTCTGGCCAAGGCCGTCGGCTATGTCGGTGCCGGAACGCTTGAATATCTCTATGACAGCAAAACCAAAGAGTTTTTCTTTATCGAGATGAACACCCGAATACAGGTCGAACACCCGGTCACGGAAATGCTGACCGGCAGCGATTTGGTTCAGGAAATGATCCACGTCGCAGGCGGCGGCAAACTGCGCCAGTCACAACAGGACATCACCCGAAGCGGCCACGCCATCGAAGTGCGGCTCAATGCCGAAGACCCGGCCATGCAGTTCCTGCCCTTCCCCGGCAAAGTCGACAGCCTGCGCCTTCCCGAAGGCAAGGGCATCCGCTTCGACCACTTCCTCTACGAAGGCTATCAAGTGCCGCCGTTCTACGATTCCCTGCTGGGCAAGCTTATCGTCCACGCCGAAGATCGTGCCGCCGCAATCGCGCTGTTGATCACGGCTCTGGAAAAGCTGGAAATCGGCGGCCTCAAGACCACAACACCCCTTCACCTCGCTTTGGCACATGATCCTTCCGTGCGGGCAGATGACTTTCATACGCAATGGCTCGAGCCTTGGCTGGCTGCGGGCAACCTCAACGCAACCCCTTAACGACAAGAGGCAAACCGTGAAAACACGTTATACCTACGGTGGCGACGAACATATCTACGTCGAGATCGACGATGAAATGTCGCTGGATGCATTTTTCAAATCGCTCTCGATGAGCAATGCAGTGCGCGATGCCAATAT
This genomic window from Rhodobacteraceae bacterium D3-12 contains:
- a CDS encoding acetyl-CoA carboxylase biotin carboxylase subunit, which codes for MPIKRLLIANRGEIAVRIIRAAKAMGIHTIQAHSEADADMLAVRMADEAVCIGPAQAAHSYLNVDAMLEAVKSTQADAVHPGYGFMAENADFVRALEKAGITFVGPSADTIDRMGDKVAARQAAEAAGVPVVPGSKGRLDTVDDAVAVAADLGYPVMIKAAAGGGGKGIRIADSEADLRKMAPQAQAEANAAFGDGGLYLERAINAPRHIEVQIMGDGTDAVHYFERECSMQRRRQKVWEEAGASCLDEATRAHLCDTAVALAKAVGYVGAGTLEYLYDSKTKEFFFIEMNTRIQVEHPVTEMLTGSDLVQEMIHVAGGGKLRQSQQDITRSGHAIEVRLNAEDPAMQFLPFPGKVDSLRLPEGKGIRFDHFLYEGYQVPPFYDSLLGKLIVHAEDRAAAIALLITALEKLEIGGLKTTTPLHLALAHDPSVRADDFHTQWLEPWLAAGNLNATP